The following is a genomic window from Acidobacteriota bacterium.
TGAGGTGCATGTCCTCGAGGAAGACTGGGACGATGGGCACCTGCGCCGCCTGGGCGATGTAGTAGATCCCCGGCTGGCAGCGACCGATCCTGTGGCCGGCGCCGCGGGTACCCTCGGGAAAGACCACCAGTTCGAATTCCCGGGCGCAGCGGCCGAAGGATTGGAGCTCCTCGATGCGGTGGCGGGACATGCGGCCGCGCTGCATCAAGAAGCCTACCCGGGCGCTCACCGCGCGGGTGAACCAATTGCGGTTCCACACCGCCGCATCCCCCAGCACGAACACCGGCCGATGACCGTGGGTCCACAGCACCGACGCCATCAGCGGCGTATCCAGCAAGCTGACGTGGTTGCACACGTAGAGTCGGCGGGTCTCGCCCCGGCGGCGGCGGTGAACGCCGGTGGCGCGGCGGATGTAGGGCAGATTGAGGAAGAGCAGCACCAGAACCCCGAGCACCAGCTGCACGATCCGAGTGCCGAGGGTCAGGCGAACCGCCGGCTCCCCCTCGGTGGCCGGGGGCGGGTTCGAGTCCTGAGCCTTCCGGGCGTCACCGGTGCCGTTCTCAGGCTCGCGGGCGCGGGATTCCTCCCGGGGGGATTCGCTCACGCGTCCGGTGCCTCCAGCACCACCCAGGCAGCGGCGCCGCCGGCGGCGAGCTCGGAGGCCAGGACCCGGCGGGGCGGCTCCAACACCTCGCCAGCGCCGGGGCTCAGGCCGATCTCCGGATCCTCCTGCTGAAAACCCACCGTCGGCCCGAAGGGCACGCCGGACGCTGCCAACACCGCCGGGGCCAGCAGCCCGCCTCCGTACTCTCCCAAGGCTCCCTTGGGCGCCAGCACCGGGGGCGGTGCATCGTCGAAGAGCCGGCGCAGGAGCAACCCCTCCAGCCGATCCCCCGCCGGCGTGCCGGAGGCGCCGGCCACCACGCGGTCGAAATGCGCCGTCGTCAGCCCCGCCGCCGCCAGGCGATCTCGGAGGCGGTGGAGCAGCACCGAAGGATCCTCGCCCCAGCCGCTGCGGGGCGCGTCGACATCGAAGGCGCCGACGGCCAGCCGACAGCGGGCCAGAAAGCTGCCGCCCCGAGCCGCCACCGCATCCTCCGATTCCAGAATCAACGCCGTCGCTCCCTCCGCCAGCAGAAAGCCGTCGCGGCGGCGATCGAAGGGGCGGGCTACCTCGTCCGCTCCCGGGGCGGCCTGCCCCTTCCCGCCGGAGCTGCCGGCGAGGGCACCGAAGCGATCCAGCACCGCATGGAGCAACGGGCTGACCTCCTCCACCGCCGCCACCACCGCCCGCTGCACCCGGCCGCTAGCCACCGCCTCCACCGCCCGGCCGAGGGCGATGAGGGCGCCGGCGCTGCGCTGGGTGACGGTGATGTTGGGGCCGCGGGCGGAGAGGGCCATGGCCACCTGCGCCGCCGGGGCGTTGGCGACGCTCTGGGTGAAGAGGAAGGG
Proteins encoded in this region:
- a CDS encoding lysophospholipid acyltransferase family protein, coding for MSESPREESRAREPENGTGDARKAQDSNPPPATEGEPAVRLTLGTRIVQLVLGVLVLLFLNLPYIRRATGVHRRRRGETRRLYVCNHVSLLDTPLMASVLWTHGHRPVFVLGDAAVWNRNWFTRAVSARVGFLMQRGRMSRHRIEELQSFGRCAREFELVVFPEGTRGAGHRIGRCQPGIYYIAQAAQVPIVPVFLEDMHL
- a CDS encoding beta-ketoacyl synthase N-terminal-like domain-containing protein, coding for MSLSSVVISGLGAASAAGLGREAQAQALAGAAPVPQEVDRSAGYHRPEGARKALLVRDVAGLARWVPPMEARRLSRPSKLTVAAVRMALEDAELTADELAGPTAVVVATTFGPSEFTERILQQILADGPQGASPFLFTQSVANAPAAQVAMALSARGPNITVTQRSAGALIALGRAVEAVASGRVQRAVVAAVEEVSPLLHAVLDRFGALAGSSGGKGQAAPGADEVARPFDRRRDGFLLAEGATALILESEDAVAARGGSFLARCRLAVGAFDVDAPRSGWGEDPSVLLHRLRDRLAAAGLTTAHFDRVVAGASGTPAGDRLEGLLLRRLFDDAPPPVLAPKGALGEYGGGLLAPAVLAASGVPFGPTVGFQQEDPEIGLSPGAGEVLEPPRRVLASELAAGGAAAWVVLEAPDA